The following are from one region of the Polaribacter marinaquae genome:
- a CDS encoding phosphoenolpyruvate carboxylase, protein MSGLPKLARFNENVLSKYQIYNSIFMTLPFDTINNTGVLLPLFNELCKKGFQEGKNPTEIVDAFFSKYQENPSEKEKTDLLFRFIQYIERQVVLFDAIEDAAFPVVNNMDGVGTLRNSKETAILGEKKEALKAYLEEFKVRVVLTAHPTQFYPGSVLGIITDLDKAIQNDDLLLIKKLLAQLGKTPFYKKSKPTPFDEAVSLIWYLENVFYHSVSKIYNYIQNNIYDGNPMDNEIIDLGFWPGGDRDGNPFVTTQITLDVAERLRQSVLRSYYRDVRKLKRRFTFDGVQEILTKIEKRLYKHVVRSYSKVNFSQGILLQELAEARKIVETKHQSLFIEELDDFINKVRIFGFHFATLDIRQDSRVHHKAFTQIVKDLQETGDTTFPKNYEHLPEDEQIEILSVVKGSIDPKSLSDETSVSTIESIYALKEIQKRNGERGANRYIISNNQTALNVMETFAMLNLCGFENELPVDVIPLFETVEDLQNAEEVMRKLYSNRTYRYHLEKRKNKQTIMLGFSDGTKDGGYLMANWGIFKAKEALTKVSREFDIEVIFFDGRGGPPARGGGKTHQFYASLGPTIEDKEIQLTIQGQTISSNFGTENSAQYNLEQLLSSGIKNDIFTKDQLNEKNRELIEDMAATSYQTYVDFKNHPQFLPYLEKMSTLKYYAKTNIGSRPSKRGGSDKLDFSALRAIPFVGSWSQLKQNVPGFFGVGTALKKYEDADRFDEVIAFYNESDFFKTLLENSMMSLTKSFFELTAYMANDKEFGDFWKLIYEEYKTTKRLLLKLTGHKDLMENFPVGKASIEIREQIVLPLLTIQQFALKQIQELQNSDENSEKLEVYEKMVMRSLFGNINASRNSA, encoded by the coding sequence ATGTCAGGATTACCTAAGCTAGCTCGTTTTAACGAAAACGTATTGTCTAAATATCAAATTTACAACAGTATTTTTATGACTTTGCCATTCGACACCATAAATAATACCGGTGTTTTATTGCCATTGTTTAATGAGTTATGTAAAAAAGGTTTTCAAGAGGGTAAAAATCCTACAGAAATTGTAGATGCTTTTTTTAGCAAATACCAAGAAAATCCTTCAGAAAAAGAAAAAACAGATTTATTATTTCGTTTTATACAATATATAGAAAGACAAGTTGTATTGTTTGATGCTATAGAAGACGCCGCTTTTCCTGTTGTTAATAATATGGATGGAGTTGGTACACTAAGAAACTCTAAAGAAACTGCCATTTTAGGTGAAAAGAAAGAAGCATTAAAAGCTTATTTAGAAGAATTTAAAGTTCGAGTTGTTTTAACTGCGCATCCAACACAATTTTACCCAGGTTCTGTTTTAGGTATTATTACAGATTTAGACAAAGCAATTCAAAATGACGACTTGCTTTTAATTAAAAAACTTTTAGCACAATTAGGTAAAACGCCTTTTTATAAAAAATCGAAACCAACACCTTTTGATGAAGCTGTAAGTTTAATTTGGTATTTAGAAAATGTCTTTTACCATTCTGTAAGTAAAATATACAACTACATTCAAAACAATATCTATGACGGAAATCCGATGGATAACGAAATTATAGATCTTGGTTTTTGGCCTGGTGGTGATAGAGATGGTAACCCATTTGTAACAACCCAAATAACTTTAGACGTTGCAGAAAGGTTAAGACAATCTGTTTTAAGAAGTTATTATAGAGATGTTAGAAAACTTAAAAGACGTTTTACTTTTGATGGCGTTCAAGAGATTTTAACTAAGATTGAAAAGCGACTTTACAAACACGTTGTAAGAAGTTATAGTAAAGTAAACTTTTCTCAAGGCATATTATTACAAGAACTTGCAGAGGCAAGAAAAATTGTAGAAACAAAACATCAATCTTTATTTATAGAAGAATTAGATGATTTTATTAACAAAGTTAGAATTTTTGGTTTCCATTTTGCAACTCTAGATATTAGACAAGACAGTAGAGTGCATCATAAAGCTTTTACTCAAATTGTTAAAGATTTACAAGAAACTGGCGATACTACTTTTCCTAAAAACTACGAACATTTACCAGAAGATGAACAAATAGAAATTTTATCTGTTGTTAAAGGAAGCATCGATCCAAAATCTTTAAGCGATGAAACTTCTGTAAGTACAATAGAATCTATTTATGCTTTAAAAGAAATTCAAAAAAGAAACGGAGAAAGAGGTGCAAACCGTTACATTATAAGTAACAATCAAACCGCATTAAATGTTATGGAAACATTTGCAATGCTTAACCTTTGTGGCTTTGAAAATGAATTACCAGTAGATGTTATTCCGCTTTTTGAAACAGTAGAAGATTTACAAAACGCAGAAGAAGTAATGCGTAAATTGTATAGTAATAGAACGTATAGATATCATTTAGAAAAGAGAAAAAACAAACAAACTATAATGTTAGGTTTTTCTGATGGAACTAAAGATGGTGGATATTTAATGGCAAATTGGGGGATTTTTAAAGCAAAAGAAGCATTAACAAAAGTTTCTAGAGAATTTGATATTGAAGTAATATTCTTTGACGGACGTGGAGGACCTCCTGCACGTGGTGGAGGAAAAACACACCAATTTTACGCATCTTTAGGACCAACAATAGAAGACAAAGAAATTCAACTAACAATACAAGGTCAAACAATTAGTTCTAATTTTGGTACAGAAAATTCTGCACAATACAACTTAGAGCAATTATTAAGTTCTGGTATTAAAAATGATATTTTTACAAAAGATCAATTAAACGAAAAAAATAGAGAATTAATAGAAGACATGGCAGCTACCAGCTACCAAACTTATGTCGACTTTAAAAATCATCCGCAGTTTTTACCGTACTTAGAAAAAATGAGTACGTTAAAATACTATGCTAAAACCAACATTGGTAGTAGACCAAGTAAACGTGGTGGTTCTGATAAATTAGACTTCTCTGCTCTTAGAGCAATTCCTTTTGTAGGAAGCTGGAGCCAGTTAAAACAAAACGTACCAGGATTTTTTGGAGTAGGAACTGCTTTAAAGAAATATGAAGATGCAGATAGATTTGATGAAGTAATTGCATTCTACAATGAATCTGACTTCTTTAAAACCTTGCTAGAAAACAGTATGATGAGTTTAACAAAATCTTTTTTCGAATTGACAGCATACATGGCTAACGATAAAGAATTTGGTGATTTCTGGAAACTAATTTATGAAGAATACAAGACAACCAAAAGGCTACTTTTAAAACTTACTGGTCACAAAGATTTAATGGAAAACTTTCCAGTTGGAAAAGCTTCTATAGAAATTAGAGAACAAATTGTTTTACCACTTCTTACAATTCAGCAATTTGCTTTAAAACAAATTCAAGAACTTCAAAATTCTGATGAAAACTCAGAAAAATTAGAAGTATATGAGAAAATGGTGATGCGTTCTTTATTTGGAAATATTAACGCAAGTAGAAACTCTGCATAA
- a CDS encoding YifB family Mg chelatase-like AAA ATPase — MLVKVYGSAVFGIEATTITVEVNIDKGIGYHLVGLPDNAVRESSYRISAALNNNNYKLPGKKIIINMAPADIRKEGAAYDLTLAVGILAASNQIKSPNINEYIIMGELSLDGSLQPIRGALPIAIKAREEGYKYLILPKENAKEAAIVDNLEVLGVENILEVINHFNDDEKIEPTIVDTRAEFYKNIDFPEFDFSDVKGQESIKRCMEIAAAGGHNIILIGPPGSGKTMLAKRLPSILPPMTLHEALETTKIHSVVGKTKNEGLLYQRPFRSPHHTISNVALVGGGQYPRPGEISLSHNGVLFLDELPEFKRDVLEVMRQPLEDRDVTISRAKFTVTYPCSFMLVASMNPSPSGFFNDPNSPMTSTPQEMQRYLSKISGPLLDRIDIHIEVTPVPFDKLSEERKGESSVEIRKRVTASRELQSKRFKDFENIHYNAQMNVKQIRQFCKLSQESKTLLKTAMEKLNLSARAYDRILKVSRTIADLANTEEIAPDHIAEAIQYRSLDREGWLG, encoded by the coding sequence ATGCTTGTAAAAGTTTATGGCTCAGCCGTTTTTGGTATTGAGGCAACTACAATTACCGTAGAAGTAAATATAGACAAAGGTATTGGCTACCATTTAGTGGGTTTGCCAGACAACGCTGTTAGAGAAAGTTCTTACCGAATTTCAGCAGCATTAAATAACAATAACTATAAACTTCCTGGTAAAAAAATCATTATAAACATGGCTCCTGCAGATATTCGTAAAGAAGGAGCTGCTTATGATTTAACATTGGCTGTAGGTATTCTTGCCGCTTCTAATCAAATTAAATCACCAAACATAAACGAATACATAATTATGGGAGAACTTTCTCTAGACGGAAGTTTACAACCCATAAGAGGAGCATTACCTATTGCGATAAAAGCGAGAGAAGAAGGTTATAAGTACTTAATTCTTCCGAAAGAAAACGCAAAAGAAGCAGCAATAGTAGATAATTTAGAAGTTTTAGGTGTAGAGAACATTCTTGAAGTTATCAATCATTTTAATGATGATGAAAAAATTGAACCTACAATTGTAGATACGCGCGCAGAGTTTTACAAAAATATCGATTTCCCAGAATTTGATTTTTCGGATGTAAAAGGACAAGAATCCATAAAACGTTGCATGGAAATTGCAGCCGCTGGTGGCCACAACATTATTCTAATTGGACCACCAGGATCTGGAAAAACAATGCTTGCAAAACGATTGCCTTCTATCTTACCACCAATGACATTGCATGAAGCATTAGAAACCACAAAAATACATTCTGTAGTGGGTAAAACTAAAAATGAAGGTCTTTTATACCAAAGACCATTTAGAAGCCCACATCATACAATTTCAAATGTTGCATTAGTAGGTGGCGGACAATATCCAAGACCAGGAGAAATTTCTCTTTCTCATAATGGTGTTCTTTTTTTAGATGAATTACCAGAATTTAAAAGAGATGTTTTAGAAGTTATGCGTCAACCACTAGAAGATAGAGACGTTACCATTTCTAGAGCTAAATTTACAGTAACTTATCCTTGTAGTTTTATGTTGGTAGCTAGCATGAATCCTAGTCCGAGTGGTTTTTTTAATGACCCTAACTCACCCATGACTTCTACTCCGCAAGAAATGCAACGATATTTAAGTAAAATTTCCGGTCCATTATTAGATAGAATAGACATTCATATAGAAGTTACACCGGTTCCTTTTGATAAATTATCAGAAGAAAGAAAAGGTGAATCTTCTGTAGAGATTAGAAAGCGAGTAACTGCATCTAGAGAGTTACAATCTAAAAGATTTAAAGATTTTGAGAACATTCATTATAACGCTCAAATGAACGTGAAACAAATAAGACAATTTTGTAAACTTTCTCAAGAAAGCAAAACCCTTTTAAAAACTGCTATGGAAAAATTAAATCTGTCTGCCAGAGCTTACGATAGAATCTTAAAAGTTTCGAGAACAATTGCAGATTTAGCCAATACTGAAGAAATAGCACCAGATCATATTGCAGAAGCAATACAATATCGAAGTTTAGACAGAGAAGGTTGGTTGGGGTAG
- a CDS encoding DUF58 domain-containing protein codes for MVNSSEVKSSEIKNLDILARQVVEGFITGIHKSPFHGFSVEFSEHKLYNKGESTRHIDWKLFAKTEKLYTKKYEEETNLRCHIIIDNSASMHYPVVKKQTINSLNKVGFSAIAAAALMEILKRQRDAVGLSIYSDVYEYYAPEKGSDRHRKMLLHQLEQLLTTTSKNTTETYKFLHEIAEKIHRRSLIFVFTDMFQPNKQNDSLFEALKHLKYNKHEVVLFHTYDQKTEFDFNFDNSPKKFIDIETGQEINVFAENVQEKYQELVNEYFKNLKNKCLQYKIDYVPVDINKGFNDVLTAYLISRKKNI; via the coding sequence ATGGTAAATTCATCCGAAGTTAAATCATCAGAAATAAAAAACTTAGACATTCTTGCAAGACAAGTTGTAGAAGGTTTTATAACAGGTATTCATAAAAGTCCTTTTCATGGGTTTTCTGTAGAATTCTCTGAACATAAGCTATACAATAAAGGCGAAAGTACAAGACATATAGATTGGAAGTTATTTGCTAAAACCGAAAAATTATACACCAAAAAATACGAAGAAGAAACAAATTTAAGATGTCATATTATTATTGATAATTCTGCTTCTATGCATTATCCTGTCGTAAAAAAACAGACTATAAATAGTTTAAACAAAGTTGGCTTTTCTGCAATTGCCGCTGCTGCTTTAATGGAGATTCTTAAGAGGCAAAGAGATGCGGTTGGTTTAAGTATTTATTCTGATGTTTATGAATATTACGCGCCAGAGAAAGGAAGTGATCGACATCGAAAAATGCTTTTACATCAATTAGAGCAATTATTAACAACTACTTCTAAAAATACTACAGAAACGTATAAATTTCTTCATGAAATTGCAGAAAAGATTCATAGAAGATCTTTAATTTTTGTTTTTACAGATATGTTTCAGCCAAATAAACAGAATGATTCTTTATTTGAAGCACTAAAACATCTAAAATATAATAAACATGAGGTTGTTTTGTTTCATACTTATGATCAAAAAACTGAATTTGATTTTAATTTCGATAATTCTCCAAAAAAATTTATTGATATAGAAACTGGTCAAGAAATTAATGTTTTTGCAGAAAATGTTCAGGAAAAATACCAGGAATTAGTAAATGAGTATTTTAAAAATCTAAAAAACAAATGTTTACAGTATAAGATAGATTATGTTCCGGTAGATATTAATAAAGGTTTTAATGATGTTTTAACTGCTTATTTAATCAGTAGAAAAAAAAATATTTAA
- the trxA gene encoding thioredoxin, with amino-acid sequence MALEITDANFEEVVLKSDKPVLVDFWAAWCGPCRMVGPIVDEIHTEYDGKAVVGKVDVDANQEFAAKYGVRNIPTVLIFKNGEVVDKQVGVAPKNVYTGKIDAAI; translated from the coding sequence ATGGCATTAGAAATAACAGACGCAAATTTTGAAGAGGTAGTATTAAAATCTGATAAACCAGTATTAGTAGATTTTTGGGCTGCTTGGTGTGGGCCTTGTAGAATGGTTGGGCCAATTGTAGATGAAATTCATACTGAATATGACGGTAAAGCTGTTGTAGGTAAAGTAGATGTAGATGCAAACCAAGAATTTGCAGCTAAATATGGTGTTAGAAATATACCAACAGTTTTAATATTTAAAAACGGAGAAGTTGTAGATAAGCAAGTAGGTGTTGCACCTAAAAACGTTTACACAGGTAAAATTGATGCTGCTATATAA
- the metF gene encoding methylenetetrahydrofolate reductase [NAD(P)H], producing the protein MKITDHIKEANGKTLFSFEIIPPKKGNNIQELYNNIDPLMEFKPPFIDVTTSREEYVYIDKGNGLLDRKITRMRPGTVGICAAIKHKYDVDTVPHVLCGGFSKEETEYVLVDCHYLGIDNVMALRGDAMSHQKYFEPNKDGNHYAKDLVSQIQDLNCGKYLHEVVEASNKSDFCIGVAGYPEKHLESPSLQTDLKRLKEKVDAGADYVVTQMFFDNQKYFEFVAAAKNAGINVPIIPGIKPIAVKRHLQLLPQVFKIDLPEPLIIAIEDCSNNKAVRQVGIEWAIQQSKELLAAGVPVLHYYSMGKSDNVQAIATELF; encoded by the coding sequence ATGAAGATTACAGATCATATTAAAGAAGCCAACGGAAAAACATTATTTTCATTTGAAATTATTCCGCCAAAAAAAGGAAATAATATTCAAGAATTATACAACAACATAGATCCTTTAATGGAGTTTAAACCTCCGTTTATAGACGTAACAACTTCTAGAGAAGAATACGTTTATATAGATAAAGGTAACGGTTTGTTAGATAGAAAAATTACTAGAATGCGGCCAGGTACAGTTGGTATTTGTGCTGCAATTAAACATAAATATGATGTAGATACTGTGCCACATGTGCTTTGTGGTGGCTTTAGTAAAGAGGAAACAGAGTATGTTTTGGTAGATTGCCATTATCTTGGGATTGATAATGTTATGGCGTTAAGAGGAGACGCGATGAGCCATCAAAAGTATTTTGAACCAAACAAAGACGGAAATCATTATGCAAAAGATTTGGTTTCTCAAATTCAGGATTTAAACTGCGGAAAATATTTACACGAGGTTGTAGAGGCGTCTAATAAATCTGACTTTTGTATTGGTGTTGCAGGATATCCAGAGAAACATTTAGAATCACCATCTTTACAAACCGATTTAAAACGATTAAAAGAAAAGGTTGATGCTGGGGCAGATTATGTTGTAACTCAAATGTTTTTTGATAATCAGAAATATTTTGAATTTGTTGCAGCGGCCAAAAATGCAGGTATAAATGTGCCTATTATACCAGGAATTAAACCCATTGCAGTTAAACGTCACTTACAGTTATTGCCACAAGTTTTTAAAATTGATTTACCAGAGCCTTTAATTATTGCTATAGAAGATTGTAGTAATAACAAAGCTGTTAGACAAGTTGGTATTGAGTGGGCAATACAGCAATCTAAAGAATTGTTAGCTGCAGGTGTGCCTGTTTTACATTATTATTCTATGGGAAAAAGTGATAATGTACAAGCTATTGCTACTGAACTTTTTTAA
- the metH gene encoding methionine synthase, whose protein sequence is MKIKQTKYMKLSGLEPLILNENSNFINVGERTNVAGSRKFLRLIKEEKFDEALDIARHQVDGGAQIVDINMDDGLIDGKEAMVRFLNLIAAEPDICRVPMMIDSSKWEIIEAGLQVVQGKCVVNSISLKEGEEKFIWEATQIKRYGAAVIVMAFDEVGQADNYERRIEIAKRSYDILVNKVGFASEDIIFDLNIFPVATGMDEHRKNAIDFIEATRWVRQNLENVSVSGGVSNVSFSFRGNNTVREAMHSVFLYYAIQAGMNMGIVNPAMLEVYDDIPKDLLEHIEDVILDRREDATERLLDFAETVKGTKKEKTIDLSWRENPLQDRITHALVKGIDAFIIEDVEEARQQAEKPIEVIEGNLMIGMNVVGDLFGAGKMFLPQVVKSARVMKKAVGYLNPFIEAEKGEEQKALGKILMATVKGDVHDIGKNIVSVVLGCNNYEIVDLGVMVPPEKIIEAAKRENVDAIGLSGLITPSLDEMVYLAKEMERQNFKLPLLIGGATTSKAHTAVKIDTQYKNAVVHVNDASRAVTVVGDLLNKKTNNDYVAKLKKDYDEFRTKFLKRGKEKSYISIKEARTRKYKIDWQTTEIVKPKELGIQTLEQLSLKELVPFIDWSPFFRSWDLHGKFPDILTDEVVGEQATIMYKEANVMINEIIANQSLKPKAIFGLFEANTINEDDISVHKKGGEEFVFRTLRQQLKKREGIPNHALADFIAPKESGKKDFMGAFCVGIFGAQELAESYKAKEDDYNAIMAQAIADRFAEAFAEYLHKQIRTKHWGYALDEELSNDDLIKENYKGIRPAPGYPACPDHLEKETIWSLLNVEEQIDVKLTESLAMWPAAAVSGYYFANKEAKYFGLGKITDDQVTDYAQRKGISKQKARKWLHPNLAEE, encoded by the coding sequence ATGAAGATAAAACAAACAAAATATATGAAATTGTCTGGTTTAGAACCTTTAATTCTAAATGAAAACAGCAATTTTATAAATGTAGGAGAACGAACCAACGTTGCAGGGTCACGCAAGTTTTTAAGACTTATTAAAGAAGAGAAATTTGATGAAGCTTTAGATATTGCAAGACATCAAGTAGACGGTGGTGCGCAGATTGTAGATATTAATATGGATGATGGTTTGATAGATGGAAAAGAAGCCATGGTTCGTTTTTTGAATTTAATAGCTGCAGAACCAGATATTTGTAGAGTTCCTATGATGATAGATAGTTCTAAATGGGAAATTATTGAAGCTGGTTTACAAGTTGTACAAGGAAAATGCGTTGTAAATTCCATTTCATTAAAAGAAGGAGAAGAAAAATTCATTTGGGAAGCAACTCAAATAAAAAGGTACGGAGCCGCAGTAATTGTAATGGCTTTTGATGAAGTTGGACAAGCAGACAATTACGAAAGACGTATAGAAATAGCCAAACGCTCTTATGATATTTTAGTAAACAAAGTTGGTTTTGCATCCGAAGATATAATTTTCGATTTAAATATTTTTCCTGTGGCAACAGGTATGGATGAACATCGAAAAAATGCTATTGATTTTATAGAAGCAACGCGTTGGGTGCGTCAGAATTTAGAAAACGTTTCTGTAAGTGGAGGAGTAAGTAATGTGTCGTTTTCTTTTAGAGGAAATAATACTGTTAGAGAAGCAATGCACTCTGTTTTCTTGTATTATGCGATACAAGCAGGTATGAATATGGGTATTGTTAACCCAGCAATGTTAGAAGTGTATGATGATATTCCGAAAGATTTATTAGAACATATAGAAGACGTAATTTTAGATAGAAGAGAAGATGCTACCGAACGTTTATTAGATTTTGCAGAAACGGTAAAAGGAACCAAAAAAGAAAAAACTATCGATTTATCTTGGAGAGAAAACCCTTTACAAGATAGAATTACGCACGCTTTAGTTAAAGGAATTGACGCATTTATTATTGAAGATGTAGAAGAAGCAAGACAACAAGCAGAAAAACCAATAGAGGTTATCGAAGGAAATTTGATGATTGGTATGAATGTAGTTGGAGATTTATTTGGTGCAGGAAAAATGTTTTTACCACAAGTTGTAAAATCTGCTCGAGTTATGAAAAAAGCGGTCGGTTATCTAAATCCTTTTATAGAAGCAGAAAAAGGCGAAGAACAAAAAGCATTAGGTAAAATATTAATGGCAACAGTAAAAGGAGATGTTCATGATATTGGTAAAAATATTGTTTCTGTTGTTTTAGGCTGTAATAATTACGAGATTGTAGATTTAGGAGTTATGGTTCCGCCAGAAAAAATTATTGAAGCTGCAAAAAGAGAAAATGTAGATGCAATTGGTTTAAGCGGATTGATTACTCCGTCCTTAGACGAAATGGTGTATTTAGCCAAAGAAATGGAGCGTCAAAATTTTAAATTACCGTTATTGATTGGTGGTGCAACAACATCTAAAGCACATACAGCAGTTAAGATAGATACACAATATAAAAACGCTGTGGTTCATGTAAATGATGCTTCTAGAGCAGTAACTGTTGTTGGAGATTTGCTGAATAAAAAAACCAATAACGATTATGTAGCAAAATTAAAGAAAGATTATGATGAGTTTAGAACCAAGTTTTTAAAACGAGGTAAAGAGAAATCATACATTTCTATAAAAGAAGCTCGTACACGTAAATACAAAATTGATTGGCAAACTACTGAAATTGTAAAGCCAAAAGAATTAGGAATTCAGACTTTAGAACAGTTAAGTTTAAAAGAATTAGTGCCTTTTATAGATTGGAGTCCGTTTTTTAGAAGTTGGGATTTACATGGTAAATTTCCTGATATTTTAACAGATGAGGTTGTAGGCGAGCAAGCAACAATAATGTACAAAGAAGCAAATGTTATGATTAATGAAATTATAGCAAATCAATCTTTAAAACCAAAAGCAATCTTTGGTTTGTTCGAAGCAAATACTATTAACGAAGATGATATTTCTGTACATAAAAAAGGAGGAGAAGAATTTGTTTTTAGAACTTTAAGACAGCAGTTAAAGAAAAGAGAAGGTATACCAAACCATGCTTTAGCAGATTTTATTGCACCTAAAGAATCTGGTAAAAAAGATTTTATGGGTGCTTTTTGTGTCGGAATTTTTGGGGCACAAGAATTGGCAGAAAGTTATAAAGCTAAAGAAGATGATTATAATGCAATTATGGCGCAAGCAATTGCAGATCGTTTTGCCGAGGCTTTTGCAGAATATTTGCACAAACAAATTAGAACAAAACATTGGGGGTATGCTCTTGATGAAGAATTGTCTAATGATGATTTAATTAAAGAAAATTACAAAGGTATTCGTCCGGCGCCAGGTTACCCTGCTTGTCCAGATCATTTAGAAAAAGAAACAATTTGGAGCTTACTTAACGTAGAAGAACAAATAGATGTTAAACTTACAGAAAGTTTGGCAATGTGGCCTGCAGCTGCTGTTTCTGGTTATTATTTTGCAAATAAAGAAGCTAAATATTTTGGTTTGGGTAAAATAACAGACGATCAAGTTACAGATTATGCACAACGTAAAGGAATTTCGAAACAAAAAGCTAGAAAATGGTTGCATCCAAATTTAGCAGAAGAGTAA
- a CDS encoding homocysteine S-methyltransferase family protein: protein MSEIYKALQERILVLDGAMGTMLQAYKFTEEDFRGERFKDYPSPLQGNNDLLSITQPEAIKTIHAKYFEAGADIIETNTFSGTTIAMADYQMEDLVYELNYQSAKIAKEVANQFTAKEPHKPRFVAGSIGPTNRTASMSPDVNDPGFRAVTFDQLRIAYKQQVEALLDGGADILLVETVFDTLNAKAALFAIEEVKTARNIEVPTMLSGTITDASGRTLSGQTAEAFLISVSHIPLLSVGFNCALGANLLQPHLEAIANKTDFAISAHPNAGLPNAFGEYDESPEEMGEQIEEYLKKDLINIIGGCCGTSPEHIKVISNLASKYKPRKL from the coding sequence ATGTCAGAGATATACAAAGCTTTACAAGAACGAATTTTAGTTTTAGATGGTGCAATGGGCACAATGCTACAAGCTTATAAATTTACAGAAGAAGATTTTAGAGGAGAACGTTTTAAAGACTATCCTAGTCCGCTTCAGGGTAATAACGATCTATTGTCTATTACACAGCCAGAAGCTATAAAAACTATTCACGCAAAATATTTTGAAGCTGGTGCAGATATTATAGAAACCAATACTTTTTCTGGTACTACAATTGCAATGGCAGATTATCAAATGGAAGATTTAGTGTACGAGCTAAATTATCAATCTGCAAAAATTGCGAAAGAAGTTGCAAATCAATTTACAGCAAAAGAACCACATAAACCTCGTTTTGTTGCAGGTTCTATAGGGCCAACAAATAGAACTGCAAGTATGTCTCCAGATGTTAACGACCCTGGTTTTAGAGCAGTAACTTTCGATCAATTAAGAATTGCTTACAAACAACAAGTAGAAGCCTTGTTAGATGGTGGCGCAGATATTTTATTAGTAGAAACCGTTTTTGATACATTAAATGCAAAAGCAGCCTTATTTGCTATAGAAGAAGTAAAAACTGCTCGAAATATAGAAGTTCCAACTATGTTAAGTGGTACAATAACAGATGCATCAGGTAGAACTTTATCTGGGCAAACTGCAGAAGCTTTTTTAATTTCTGTGTCTCACATTCCGTTGTTATCTGTAGGGTTTAATTGTGCTTTAGGTGCCAATTTATTGCAACCACATTTAGAGGCAATAGCAAATAAAACCGACTTTGCAATATCTGCACATCCAAATGCAGGTTTACCAAATGCTTTTGGAGAGTATGATGAATCTCCTGAAGAAATGGGAGAACAAATAGAAGAGTATTTAAAAAAAGATTTGATAAATATTATTGGTGGCTGTTGTGGTACATCGCCAGAACACATAAAAGTAATATCAAATTTAGCTTCAAAATATAAGCCACGTAAACTTTAA
- the cysM gene encoding cysteine synthase CysM → MKTKSIIDFVGNTPLVEAQNIFKKDGVKLLLKLEGNNPGGSVKDRAAYNMISEALRRKNIKKGDTLVEATSGNTGIALALMAKVLGVNMVLVLPENSTVERVKTMRAYGAKVILTPADLGIEGSRDYALKLKYKKGYFRLNQFDNTDNSKAHYKTTGPEIWRDTEGEVTHFVAAMGTTGTIMGVSDYLKEQNKEIQIVGAQPVDGAKIPGIRKWPQEYLPAIFTRSKVDQVIEVSEEEAKAMTQRLASEEGIFAGMSSGGSIATAIKVAEKLEKGVVVAIVCDRGDRYLSSTLFEKD, encoded by the coding sequence ATGAAAACAAAAAGTATCATAGATTTTGTAGGTAATACACCATTAGTAGAAGCGCAAAATATCTTTAAAAAAGACGGTGTAAAACTACTTTTAAAATTAGAAGGTAACAACCCAGGCGGAAGTGTAAAAGATAGAGCAGCTTATAATATGATTTCTGAAGCTTTAAGAAGAAAAAATATTAAGAAAGGAGACACTTTAGTAGAGGCAACAAGTGGTAATACCGGAATAGCATTGGCTCTTATGGCTAAAGTTTTAGGTGTAAATATGGTATTAGTTTTACCCGAAAACTCAACAGTAGAAAGAGTAAAAACGATGCGTGCATATGGCGCTAAAGTTATTTTAACTCCTGCAGATTTAGGTATTGAAGGATCTAGAGATTATGCTTTAAAATTAAAATATAAAAAAGGATATTTTAGATTGAATCAGTTTGATAATACAGATAATTCTAAAGCGCATTATAAAACAACGGGTCCAGAGATTTGGAGAGATACAGAAGGAGAGGTAACACATTTTGTTGCTGCTATGGGAACTACAGGAACTATAATGGGAGTTTCTGATTATTTAAAAGAGCAAAATAAAGAAATTCAAATAGTTGGTGCTCAACCTGTAGATGGTGCAAAAATACCAGGAATTAGAAAATGGCCACAAGAATACTTGCCTGCAATTTTTACAAGATCTAAAGTAGATCAGGTAATAGAAGTAAGTGAAGAAGAAGCAAAGGCGATGACACAAAGATTAGCATCCGAAGAAGGAATTTTTGCAGGTATGAGTAGTGGAGGTTCTATAGCAACTGCTATAAAAGTTGCAGAAAAATTAGAAAAAGGAGTAGTAGTTGCAATTGTCTGTGATAGAGGTGATCGATATTTATCTTCAACTTTATTTGAAAAAGACTAA